One genomic window of Punica granatum isolate Tunisia-2019 chromosome 1, ASM765513v2, whole genome shotgun sequence includes the following:
- the LOC116201704 gene encoding pyruvate kinase isozyme G, chloroplastic isoform X2 yields the protein MAAIDLSSRMSLLKPDGSGAFASASFDRLSSVGSVTELFHAPSGWAAFTNKHRIAPVRSMKVTKKSETRRVASHNGPLTADKIEYPFDIESDGHPLGQMRVRPNALRKTKIVCTIGPSTSSSEMIWKLAESGMNVARLNMSHGDHSSHQKTIDLVKEYNAQFPDKVVAIMLDTKGPEVRSGDVPQPITLKEGQQFNFTIRRGVSTEDTVSVNYDDFVNDVEVGDILLVDGGMMSLAVKEKTADVVKCVVVDGGELKSRRHLNVRGKSANLPSITDKDWEDIKFGVDNQVDFYAVSFVKDAKVVHELKDYLKSSNADIHVIVKIESADSIPNLQSIISASDGAMVARGDLGAELPIEDVPLLQEDIIRRCHSMQKPVIVATNMLESMIDHPTPTRAEVSDIAIAVREGADAVMLSGETAHGKYPLKAVKVMHTVALRTESSLSTSIAPPAKSSAHNSHMGEMFAFHATTMANTLNTPIIVFTRTGSMAILLSHYRPSSTIFAFTNDERIKQRLALYHGVLPIHMQFSDDAEETFSRAIELLLEKGLIKEEQYVTLVQSGAQPIWRRESTHHIQVRQVQG from the exons ATGGCGGCGATCGATCTCTCCTCGAGAATGTCCCTCTTGAAGCCCGACGGCTCCGGCGCCTTCGCTTCCGCCTCCTTCGATCGCCTCTCCTCCGTCGGAAGCGTGACGGAGCTCTTCCATGCACCCAGTGGCTGGGCTGCCTTCACTAACAAGCACCGAATCGCCCCCGTCCGATCGATGAAGGTGACGAAAAAGAGCGAGACCCGACGCGTCGCTTCGCATAATGGGCCCCTGACAGCT GACAAGATAGAGTACCCTTTTGACATTGAATCCGATGGCCATCCACTTGGGCAGATGAGAGTGCGTCCCAATGCGTTGAGAAAGACGAAGATAGTGTGTACTATTGGTCCATCCACAAGCTCAAGTGAAATGATTTGGAAGCTTGCAGAAAGTGGTATGAATGTGGCGCGTCTCAATATGTCTCATGGTGACCATAGCTCACACCAGAAAACTATAGATCTTGTCAAGGAATACAATGCTCAGTTCCCAGATAAGGTTGTCGCCATAATGTTGGACACCAAG GGCCCTGAAGTGAGAAGTGGAGATGTACCACAACCAATTACTCTTAAAGAGGGACAACAGTTCAACTTCACAATTAGGCGAGGAGTCAGCACAGAAGACACTGTTAGCGTAAATTATGATGACTTTGTTAACGATGTGGAGGTCGGTGACATACTTTTGGTGGATG GTGGAATGATGTCATTAGCTGTAAAAGAAAAGACAGCAGATGTAGTCAAATGTGTAGTAGTTGACGGTGGGGAACTAAAATCAAGACGCCATTTAAATGTCAGGGGCAAAAGTGCAAATCTTCCTTCAATAACAG ATAAGGATTGGGAAGATATCAAGTTTGGGGTAGACAACCAAGTCGACTTCTATGCTGTTTCATTTGTTAAGGATGCAAAAGTGGTGCATGAGCTGAAAGATTATCTAAAAA GTAGCAATGCAGATATTCATGTAATTGTAAAGATTGAAAGTGCCGATTCTATTCCAAATCTGCAGTCTATTATCTCTGCCTCTGATGGG GCAATGGTTGCTCGTGGAGACCTCGGTGCTGAACTTCCAATTGAGGATGTTCCACTATTGCAG GAGGACATTATCAGGAGGTGTCACAGTATGCAGAAGCCAGTGATTGTGGCCACCAACATGCTGGAAAGTATGATTGACCATCCTACTCCAACCAGGGCTGAGGTTTCTGATATTGCAATTGCAGTGAGGGAAGGTGCTGATGCAGTCATGCTCTCCGGTGAAACTGCCCATGGAAA GTATCCTCTAAAGGCTGTCAAAGTGATGCACACAGTGGCACTTAGAACTGAATCAAGTCTATCTACTAGCATCGCTCCTCCAGCTAAGTCCAGTGCTCATAAT AGTCATATGGGTGAAATGTTTGCTTTTCATGCTACTACAATGGCAAATACGCTCAATACACCCATCATTGTCTTCACAAGAACTGGATCCATGGCTATACTTCTTAGCCATTATCGGCCTTCATCAACAATTTTTGCCTTCACAAATGA TGAAAGGATCAAGCAAAGACTAGCACTTTACCATGGTGTCTTGCCAATACATATGCAGTTCTCTGATGATGCAGAGGAGACCTTCTCTCGAGCAATCGAGCTTTTACTG GAGAAGGGGCTGATAAAGGAAGAACAGTATGTAACTCTGGTTCAAAGTGGGGCCCAACCGATCTGGCGCCGAGAATCTACTCACCACATCCAAGTTCGTCAGGTCCAAGGTTGA
- the LOC116201704 gene encoding pyruvate kinase isozyme G, chloroplastic isoform X1, with protein sequence MAAIDLSSRMSLLKPDGSGAFASASFDRLSSVGSVTELFHAPSGWAAFTNKHRIAPVRSMKVTKKSETRRVASHNGPLTADKIEYPFDIESDGHPLGQMRVRPNALRKTKIVCTIGPSTSSSEMIWKLAESGMNVARLNMSHGDHSSHQKTIDLVKEYNAQFPDKVVAIMLDTKGPEVRSGDVPQPITLKEGQQFNFTIRRGVSTEDTVSVNYDDFVNDVEVGDILLVDGGMMSLAVKEKTADVVKCVVVDGGELKSRRHLNVRGKSANLPSITDKDWEDIKFGVDNQVDFYAVSFVKDAKVVHELKDYLKSNTSNFSGSNADIHVIVKIESADSIPNLQSIISASDGAMVARGDLGAELPIEDVPLLQEDIIRRCHSMQKPVIVATNMLESMIDHPTPTRAEVSDIAIAVREGADAVMLSGETAHGKYPLKAVKVMHTVALRTESSLSTSIAPPAKSSAHNSHMGEMFAFHATTMANTLNTPIIVFTRTGSMAILLSHYRPSSTIFAFTNDERIKQRLALYHGVLPIHMQFSDDAEETFSRAIELLLEKGLIKEEQYVTLVQSGAQPIWRRESTHHIQVRQVQG encoded by the exons ATGGCGGCGATCGATCTCTCCTCGAGAATGTCCCTCTTGAAGCCCGACGGCTCCGGCGCCTTCGCTTCCGCCTCCTTCGATCGCCTCTCCTCCGTCGGAAGCGTGACGGAGCTCTTCCATGCACCCAGTGGCTGGGCTGCCTTCACTAACAAGCACCGAATCGCCCCCGTCCGATCGATGAAGGTGACGAAAAAGAGCGAGACCCGACGCGTCGCTTCGCATAATGGGCCCCTGACAGCT GACAAGATAGAGTACCCTTTTGACATTGAATCCGATGGCCATCCACTTGGGCAGATGAGAGTGCGTCCCAATGCGTTGAGAAAGACGAAGATAGTGTGTACTATTGGTCCATCCACAAGCTCAAGTGAAATGATTTGGAAGCTTGCAGAAAGTGGTATGAATGTGGCGCGTCTCAATATGTCTCATGGTGACCATAGCTCACACCAGAAAACTATAGATCTTGTCAAGGAATACAATGCTCAGTTCCCAGATAAGGTTGTCGCCATAATGTTGGACACCAAG GGCCCTGAAGTGAGAAGTGGAGATGTACCACAACCAATTACTCTTAAAGAGGGACAACAGTTCAACTTCACAATTAGGCGAGGAGTCAGCACAGAAGACACTGTTAGCGTAAATTATGATGACTTTGTTAACGATGTGGAGGTCGGTGACATACTTTTGGTGGATG GTGGAATGATGTCATTAGCTGTAAAAGAAAAGACAGCAGATGTAGTCAAATGTGTAGTAGTTGACGGTGGGGAACTAAAATCAAGACGCCATTTAAATGTCAGGGGCAAAAGTGCAAATCTTCCTTCAATAACAG ATAAGGATTGGGAAGATATCAAGTTTGGGGTAGACAACCAAGTCGACTTCTATGCTGTTTCATTTGTTAAGGATGCAAAAGTGGTGCATGAGCTGAAAGATTATCTAAAAAGTAATACGTCCAACTTCTCAG GTAGCAATGCAGATATTCATGTAATTGTAAAGATTGAAAGTGCCGATTCTATTCCAAATCTGCAGTCTATTATCTCTGCCTCTGATGGG GCAATGGTTGCTCGTGGAGACCTCGGTGCTGAACTTCCAATTGAGGATGTTCCACTATTGCAG GAGGACATTATCAGGAGGTGTCACAGTATGCAGAAGCCAGTGATTGTGGCCACCAACATGCTGGAAAGTATGATTGACCATCCTACTCCAACCAGGGCTGAGGTTTCTGATATTGCAATTGCAGTGAGGGAAGGTGCTGATGCAGTCATGCTCTCCGGTGAAACTGCCCATGGAAA GTATCCTCTAAAGGCTGTCAAAGTGATGCACACAGTGGCACTTAGAACTGAATCAAGTCTATCTACTAGCATCGCTCCTCCAGCTAAGTCCAGTGCTCATAAT AGTCATATGGGTGAAATGTTTGCTTTTCATGCTACTACAATGGCAAATACGCTCAATACACCCATCATTGTCTTCACAAGAACTGGATCCATGGCTATACTTCTTAGCCATTATCGGCCTTCATCAACAATTTTTGCCTTCACAAATGA TGAAAGGATCAAGCAAAGACTAGCACTTTACCATGGTGTCTTGCCAATACATATGCAGTTCTCTGATGATGCAGAGGAGACCTTCTCTCGAGCAATCGAGCTTTTACTG GAGAAGGGGCTGATAAAGGAAGAACAGTATGTAACTCTGGTTCAAAGTGGGGCCCAACCGATCTGGCGCCGAGAATCTACTCACCACATCCAAGTTCGTCAGGTCCAAGGTTGA